From Marinoscillum sp. 108, a single genomic window includes:
- a CDS encoding DUF2851 family protein, producing MDEYFLQFLWKFQKFESKELILSKGSSLTVFQTGHQNHHSGPDFLEAKIKIDDLTWSGSVEIHYKSSDWNRHKHQTDRAYENVILHVVWINDGDILINEEPLPTLEMSQYVATNLEQEYRRYINQPEVIRCGPKLGDIPQIQISAMIDRAVASRLQEKSVRVLDTLEQLGGDWEETVYQTLARNFGFKTNAEAFLKLASSLPYHVIRKHAGKEQQIYALIFGMAGFLEDPVDEYQASLSTEFSYLAKKFQLHRMLDRHHWKHAKMRPANFPSVRLSQFAAFLTQENQLLANLLNISGRKEAVGFLQKSLPDYWSSHFDFGKPTTKSPRIGTKSIENIIINSLAPVLGAYSKYLDEVIYLERAQHILEQLPPESNHIIQKWIDRGITPGNGAETQGLIYQYQSFCTPKKCLRCNIGMFILNPPK from the coding sequence ATGGATGAATACTTTCTGCAGTTTCTCTGGAAATTTCAAAAGTTCGAGTCAAAGGAGCTGATTCTCTCCAAAGGAAGCAGTCTGACCGTTTTCCAGACAGGGCATCAGAATCATCACTCTGGGCCCGATTTTCTGGAAGCCAAAATCAAAATAGATGACCTCACCTGGTCTGGCTCTGTGGAAATACACTACAAGTCCTCTGACTGGAACCGACACAAACATCAAACTGACAGGGCCTATGAGAACGTCATCCTTCATGTAGTTTGGATCAATGATGGTGATATTCTGATCAATGAAGAACCCCTCCCTACCCTGGAAATGTCTCAATATGTGGCCACCAATCTGGAACAGGAGTACCGCAGATACATCAACCAGCCAGAGGTGATTCGCTGCGGCCCCAAACTTGGGGATATCCCACAGATCCAGATCAGCGCAATGATCGATCGGGCGGTTGCCTCACGTCTGCAGGAGAAGAGCGTGCGTGTGCTGGATACGCTTGAACAACTAGGGGGCGACTGGGAAGAAACAGTCTACCAGACGTTGGCTCGAAATTTTGGATTCAAAACCAATGCAGAAGCTTTTCTGAAGCTGGCCTCTTCCCTACCTTATCATGTCATCCGCAAACATGCCGGCAAGGAACAGCAGATCTACGCCCTTATTTTCGGAATGGCAGGCTTTCTGGAGGATCCTGTGGATGAGTATCAGGCCAGTTTGAGTACTGAGTTTAGCTACCTGGCCAAAAAGTTTCAACTCCACCGAATGCTGGATAGGCACCATTGGAAACATGCCAAAATGCGACCTGCCAATTTTCCCTCTGTGAGGCTGAGTCAGTTTGCAGCTTTTCTTACACAGGAAAATCAACTCCTGGCCAACCTTCTGAACATTTCAGGTCGGAAAGAGGCCGTTGGCTTTCTCCAAAAAAGCCTGCCGGACTACTGGAGCTCACATTTCGATTTCGGAAAACCCACAACCAAAAGTCCGAGAATAGGCACAAAATCCATTGAAAACATCATTATCAATTCACTGGCCCCTGTTTTGGGTGCTTACTCCAAATACCTGGATGAAGTCATTTATCTGGAGCGTGCCCAGCACATCCTGGAGCAACTCCCCCCTGAGTCCAATCACATCATACAAAAGTGGATAGACCGGGGCATAACCCCCGGCAATGGGGCAGAGACTCAGGGTCTGATCTATCAATACCAGTCGTTTTGTACACCAAAGAAATGCTTAAGGTGTAATATTGGGATGTTTATACTTAACCCACCCAAATGA
- a CDS encoding acetyltransferase, whose protein sequence is MEKPVIIFGAKGIGKAALEIFKSNRVVVYGFLEDDAEMHGQEIDDVTVLGKTDDHGFIKLIGQKTEAFVATDDNALRKRQVKMLMDTRKVMPTNAIHDAAIISNSAVIGHGNFINARVTLGANAVIGQHCLIHTGATIEHEVKMGDFVQVGAGTTINSGVEIANEAFIGSGSLIVAGVKIGKKARIGAGSVVIADVADGKTVFGNPATVIDSK, encoded by the coding sequence ATGGAGAAACCAGTTATCATTTTCGGAGCAAAGGGTATCGGCAAAGCCGCACTAGAGATTTTCAAAAGCAACCGCGTGGTTGTCTATGGGTTTCTGGAAGATGACGCAGAGATGCACGGCCAGGAGATAGATGATGTGACCGTATTAGGCAAAACAGACGATCACGGCTTTATCAAACTGATTGGTCAAAAAACAGAGGCCTTTGTAGCCACGGATGACAATGCCCTTCGCAAAAGACAGGTGAAGATGCTCATGGACACCCGCAAGGTGATGCCCACCAACGCCATCCATGATGCTGCGATCATTTCCAACTCTGCCGTCATTGGACATGGTAATTTTATCAATGCCCGTGTGACCCTGGGTGCCAATGCGGTCATTGGCCAGCATTGCCTTATTCACACTGGGGCCACCATTGAGCATGAGGTGAAAATGGGTGATTTTGTGCAAGTGGGAGCAGGCACCACCATCAACTCTGGAGTAGAGATCGCCAACGAAGCCTTTATTGGTAGCGGCTCTCTGATTGTAGCCGGAGTGAAAATTGGTAAAAAAGCCCGGATCGGTGCAGGATCGGTGGTCATCGCTGATGTGGCAGATGGCAAAACCGTTTTTGGTAACCCGGCCACCGTCATCGACTCAAAATAA
- a CDS encoding rhodanese-related sulfurtransferase: MEAEYLNLLYYCYSRIEDPELFREQHHLKCLELNLKGRIIVASEGLNGTVSGLRADCEQYMKDVQSDPRFSHVEFKVESVPDHTFTKLHVRVKPEIVHASLPHIDPTKRTGAYVEPDEFRKILKEQPEDTVILDVRSNYEHEVGKFKNAITLDIENFRDFPEKVKELESLKDKKVITYCTGGIKCEKASAYLLEQGFKDVHQLHGGIIKYGIEAEGEDFEGKCYVFDNRIVKDLNKVNPKIISRCYVTGVPSDRMVNCANPHCNKHIPMSEEGARVYNGCCSEECAKNPDVRPYDGTGFYQKEMNGYNPYRGLKRQKSTSS; this comes from the coding sequence ATGGAAGCAGAATACTTAAACCTACTTTACTATTGCTATTCGAGGATCGAGGATCCCGAATTATTCAGAGAGCAACATCACCTCAAATGTCTGGAACTCAATCTTAAAGGCCGCATTATTGTGGCCTCAGAAGGGCTCAACGGCACTGTTTCTGGCTTGCGAGCGGATTGTGAGCAGTACATGAAAGATGTACAATCAGACCCGAGGTTCAGCCACGTGGAGTTTAAAGTGGAGTCTGTGCCAGATCACACCTTCACCAAATTGCACGTGCGAGTGAAGCCCGAGATCGTGCACGCCAGCCTCCCTCACATTGACCCTACCAAACGAACCGGTGCCTATGTGGAACCGGACGAATTCAGGAAAATCTTGAAAGAGCAGCCCGAAGACACGGTCATTCTGGATGTACGCTCCAACTATGAGCACGAAGTAGGCAAATTCAAAAACGCCATTACACTGGACATTGAAAATTTCAGAGACTTTCCTGAAAAAGTAAAGGAGCTGGAATCGCTCAAAGATAAAAAAGTGATCACCTACTGCACCGGCGGTATTAAATGTGAAAAAGCCAGTGCATACCTCCTGGAGCAGGGATTCAAAGACGTACATCAGCTCCATGGTGGCATTATCAAATATGGCATAGAAGCAGAAGGGGAAGATTTTGAGGGAAAATGCTATGTTTTTGACAATCGGATCGTCAAAGACCTCAATAAGGTGAATCCAAAAATCATTTCCAGGTGCTATGTGACGGGAGTTCCCAGTGACCGAATGGTCAACTGCGCCAATCCGCACTGTAACAAGCACATCCCTATGAGCGAAGAGGGCGCCCGTGTATACAATGGCTGCTGCTCTGAGGAGTGTGCTAAAAATCCGGATGTGAGGCCTTATGATGGCACCGGGTTTTACCAAAAGGAAATGAACGGATATAACCCATATCGAGGGCTAAAGCGCCAAAAAAGTACCAGCTCTTAA
- a CDS encoding nucleoside phosphorylase, producing the protein MAKFSETDLIINPDGSIYHLNLKPENVSDKIITVGDPSRVHRVSRHFDKIEFEMNKREFITHTGTYKGKRLTVISTGMGTDNVEILMNELDAVFNINLKTREPKPNPTRLKIIRIGTSASIQNDIRLGSHVMSEYGIGMDPMVHFYQMEMEGLELEVSQALQKEIGLPYLPYCVRGSDELIEQFRDKTVLGNTVTCHGFYAPQGRSLRVPIRYPDLVDKLNYFHVGNFWLTNLEMETAGYYALAKLLGHEMISMNAIIANRIRNKFSKDPNKVVDSLIRKVLETI; encoded by the coding sequence ATGGCCAAATTTTCTGAAACAGATCTCATCATCAATCCGGATGGGAGTATTTATCACCTCAACTTAAAACCTGAGAACGTTTCTGACAAAATCATCACGGTGGGTGACCCCAGCAGGGTTCACCGTGTATCGCGCCATTTCGACAAAATAGAGTTTGAAATGAACAAACGTGAGTTCATCACGCATACAGGCACTTACAAAGGCAAAAGACTCACCGTCATCAGTACCGGAATGGGCACGGACAATGTAGAGATCCTGATGAATGAGCTGGATGCGGTATTCAATATTAACCTGAAGACCAGGGAGCCAAAGCCTAACCCTACACGCCTGAAAATCATCAGGATCGGTACGTCGGCAAGTATACAGAACGACATCCGACTGGGGAGTCATGTGATGAGTGAATACGGGATAGGTATGGACCCGATGGTTCATTTTTATCAAATGGAAATGGAGGGTCTGGAGCTTGAAGTGAGTCAGGCCTTACAAAAAGAAATAGGACTGCCCTACCTGCCCTATTGCGTACGGGGCTCCGATGAACTCATCGAGCAGTTTCGGGACAAAACCGTACTGGGCAACACCGTAACCTGTCATGGATTCTATGCGCCACAGGGCAGGTCACTCAGAGTGCCCATCCGTTACCCAGACCTGGTGGACAAGCTCAATTATTTTCATGTAGGTAATTTCTGGCTGACCAACCTCGAAATGGAAACAGCCGGGTACTACGCCCTGGCCAAACTGTTGGGCCATGAAATGATCAGCATGAATGCCATTATTGCCAACAGGATCAGGAATAAGTTTTCGAAAGACCCCAACAAAGTGGTGGACTCCCTTATCCGAAAAGTACTGGAAACAATCTAG
- a CDS encoding cell wall metabolism sensor histidine kinase WalK, translating into MKSAANRLIITVIGTILLPIIVYSVYEISSITEDEEVIEKVYHEQLNAIIFSVNQFSDDNLSSILNKLEDNLSDSLTLSDAEPFLAFSNFNVLLLKAADSSQARAVVLNDRLKPRNWLALQDSLLAANPELSEQLLRYKAGGYRKIEPIGTIRLDGENQQIIRAVLDTKMGEIQLTGLLSIEGFANNVLAPKLQQIAEGELVITLGYSATNQLVYLTDSLTNDVILRKSMWLFPDLEVGISSSSKTVKELVEERMYYNLGSSLLLISLLIFGFSLVVRNFRREMHLAQTKSDFVSNVSHELRTPLSLISMFAETLFLDRVPSQAKRKEYEEIILKETNRLTNIVNKILNFSQIEANKRTYTPTRTDINELLREVIHDYAYHIEKNGFTHSCELTEPLPQPLVDREGLYEALVNLVDNAIKYSDQEKNLVFRTGQKGNAVYLEVEDKGIGIATDKVKQIFEKFYRVTDGNVYTTQGAGLGLALVSHIMDAHNGDVEVESTLGKGSTFRLVFYLENHGENISS; encoded by the coding sequence ATGAAATCCGCTGCAAACAGGCTCATCATCACTGTCATTGGCACCATTCTGCTGCCAATTATCGTGTATTCGGTATACGAGATTTCTTCCATCACAGAAGATGAAGAGGTCATTGAAAAAGTGTATCATGAACAACTCAATGCCATTATTTTTTCCGTAAATCAGTTTTCTGATGATAATCTCAGCAGCATTCTGAATAAACTGGAAGACAACCTGAGTGACTCTCTCACCCTCTCTGATGCCGAGCCTTTTCTGGCATTCAGTAATTTCAATGTGCTACTCCTTAAAGCTGCAGATTCCTCTCAGGCCAGGGCTGTGGTATTAAATGACCGACTCAAACCAAGAAACTGGCTGGCACTGCAAGACTCCCTGCTAGCCGCCAATCCCGAACTGAGTGAGCAGCTCCTGAGGTACAAAGCTGGAGGTTACCGCAAAATAGAACCCATAGGCACCATTAGGCTTGATGGTGAAAACCAACAGATCATCCGGGCAGTGCTCGATACTAAAATGGGCGAAATCCAGCTCACGGGTCTCCTCAGCATTGAAGGCTTTGCCAATAATGTACTGGCTCCAAAACTCCAGCAAATAGCAGAGGGTGAGCTGGTCATCACTCTGGGTTATTCGGCCACCAACCAACTCGTTTACCTGACCGACTCTCTCACCAATGATGTCATCCTTCGGAAAAGCATGTGGCTATTTCCTGACCTGGAAGTAGGGATCAGCTCCAGTAGCAAAACAGTGAAAGAACTGGTGGAAGAGCGAATGTATTATAATCTCGGCTCCTCTCTCCTGCTCATTTCCCTGCTCATCTTTGGCTTCAGTCTCGTGGTAAGAAACTTCAGAAGGGAAATGCACCTGGCTCAGACCAAGTCTGATTTTGTGTCCAACGTTTCGCACGAACTCCGAACACCGCTCTCACTCATCAGTATGTTTGCCGAAACTTTGTTTTTGGATCGGGTGCCCAGCCAGGCAAAGCGCAAAGAATACGAAGAAATCATTCTCAAGGAAACCAATCGTCTGACCAATATTGTCAATAAGATCCTGAACTTCTCGCAGATAGAAGCCAACAAACGCACTTACACCCCCACCCGCACTGACATCAATGAACTGCTTCGGGAGGTCATCCACGACTATGCCTATCACATCGAAAAAAACGGATTCACGCATAGTTGTGAACTCACAGAACCCCTTCCTCAACCCCTTGTGGACCGGGAGGGCCTATATGAGGCATTGGTCAACCTGGTGGACAATGCCATCAAATACAGTGACCAGGAAAAAAACCTGGTATTCAGAACTGGTCAAAAGGGCAATGCCGTGTACCTGGAGGTGGAAGACAAGGGCATCGGTATTGCCACAGACAAGGTGAAGCAGATCTTTGAGAAGTTCTACCGGGTGACGGACGGCAATGTGTACACCACACAGGGCGCCGGGCTTGGACTGGCATTGGTGAGCCACATCATGGATGCGCACAATGGGGACGTTGAGGTGGAGAGCACCCTCGGAAAAGGCAGTACGTTTAGATTAGTATTTTATCTTGAAAATCATGGCGAAAATATTAGTAGTTGA
- a CDS encoding response regulator transcription factor, translating to MAKILVVEDEPNLRIGLKDNLEYEQFEVVLARDGVEALHHLDGDLFDLILLDVMMPKMSGFDVCKTARKNGVVTPIIFLTAKGEEIDKVLGLELGADDYITKPFSIRELIARVKAVLRRAPGAVSPEKEAIPEQLQIGCLTVDFTHYEARHTTQGQMKMSHKEYEVLLYLYQHKNEIVSRYQLLEDVWGYDTQPTTRTVDNFILKLRQKIELNPNDPKHILTVHGAGYKMLV from the coding sequence ATGGCGAAAATATTAGTAGTTGAGGATGAACCCAACCTCCGGATTGGCCTAAAGGACAATCTGGAGTATGAACAATTTGAGGTAGTATTGGCCCGAGATGGCGTGGAAGCACTCCATCATCTGGACGGAGACCTTTTTGATCTCATTTTACTGGATGTGATGATGCCCAAAATGTCTGGTTTTGATGTGTGTAAAACAGCCAGAAAAAACGGTGTAGTGACCCCCATCATCTTTCTGACAGCCAAGGGAGAAGAGATAGACAAAGTGCTGGGCCTGGAATTGGGTGCGGATGACTATATCACCAAACCTTTCAGCATCAGAGAATTAATTGCCAGGGTGAAGGCCGTATTGCGCCGTGCACCGGGTGCCGTCAGTCCGGAAAAGGAAGCAATCCCTGAACAGCTACAGATTGGATGCCTCACCGTAGACTTCACCCACTATGAAGCCCGGCACACGACTCAGGGTCAGATGAAAATGTCACATAAGGAATACGAGGTACTTCTCTATCTCTACCAACACAAGAATGAAATCGTAAGCAGGTACCAGCTTCTGGAAGATGTCTGGGGGTATGACACCCAGCCCACCACACGCACGGTAGATAACTTTATTTTGAAATTAAGACAGAAAATAGAACTCAACCCGAATGACCCCAAACACATTCTGACCGTGCACGGAGCAGGTTACAAAATGCTTGTTTGA
- a CDS encoding superoxide dismutase family protein, producing MIKFIPLITLLLLLVSCKEDTQTPDQPDTTATAYLYGMLSVTDSTYLIGEAPYGQATFSQKDSVVTITIALEHFPPNTIHAVHLHQGGCEMPGMHWNLGEPMTTRFCNETSLGIPWAKPMAGDVGNVSVGYDGSGVFTIKTDLWRLGSQDHRDILGLSIIIHEAYEDFITECDPSHTHNHTHPNAKVACGIITLD from the coding sequence ATGATTAAATTCATCCCGTTGATCACGTTACTTTTGCTGCTCGTCAGCTGCAAAGAAGATACCCAGACACCAGATCAGCCTGACACAACAGCGACAGCTTATTTATATGGTATGCTCTCTGTCACCGACTCTACCTATCTGATCGGTGAAGCGCCCTATGGACAAGCGACTTTCAGCCAGAAAGACAGTGTGGTCACCATCACTATAGCGCTGGAGCACTTTCCCCCCAACACCATTCATGCAGTACACCTACATCAGGGTGGCTGCGAAATGCCAGGCATGCACTGGAATCTTGGAGAACCCATGACCACCCGATTCTGTAATGAAACCAGCCTAGGCATCCCCTGGGCCAAACCCATGGCCGGCGATGTGGGTAATGTGAGCGTCGGCTATGATGGATCCGGGGTTTTCACCATCAAAACCGATCTTTGGAGACTGGGTAGCCAGGACCATCGAGACATCCTTGGGTTGTCCATCATTATCCATGAAGCTTATGAGGATTTTATCACCGAGTGCGATCCTTCACACACCCATAATCACACACATCCAAACGCCAAAGTGGCTTGCGGAATCATCACCCTGGACTGA
- a CDS encoding beta galactosidase jelly roll domain-containing protein — translation MKSFITLLIFILPLVGISDDLRRVVDLRGEWRFSIGDNPRWANPDFDDHNWEKIFVPSAWENEGFSGFDGYAWYRITIDLRGLSENNLYLVLGYIDDVDQVFLNGEMIGFSGSFPPRFYTAYQSFRRYRIPPELLNKDGKNVIAVRVYDTVLDGGIIKGDVGIYTNRNEPEKTLLLEGLWRFQEGDNERWKENDYDISDWEYMMVPSFWKSMKYSRLEGVIWYKKEFVLPPQLQEESMLMLVLGKIDDFDHTYLNGVLIGSTNDGKPLGYSNSWHQYRVYPIPNELLNRKGKNIISVRVKDIGGNAGIYEGPLGIVPFSNYRQLLNARDY, via the coding sequence ATGAAATCCTTCATAACACTACTCATTTTCATTTTACCGCTGGTTGGCATCTCCGATGATCTACGCCGGGTGGTGGACCTTCGTGGAGAATGGCGCTTTTCCATAGGCGACAATCCCAGGTGGGCCAACCCAGACTTTGATGACCATAACTGGGAGAAAATCTTCGTGCCATCTGCATGGGAAAATGAGGGGTTTAGTGGGTTTGATGGCTATGCCTGGTATAGAATCACCATAGACCTTCGCGGGCTATCCGAAAACAATCTATATCTCGTGCTCGGCTACATCGATGATGTAGATCAGGTATTTCTCAATGGTGAAATGATTGGTTTTTCAGGATCTTTCCCTCCCAGATTTTATACTGCTTACCAGTCTTTCAGGCGATACCGCATTCCACCTGAGCTACTCAATAAGGATGGTAAAAATGTCATCGCGGTGAGGGTATATGATACCGTACTGGATGGCGGCATCATCAAAGGCGATGTGGGCATCTACACCAACAGAAATGAACCCGAAAAAACCCTGCTCCTCGAAGGACTGTGGCGCTTTCAGGAGGGAGACAATGAGCGTTGGAAAGAAAACGACTATGACATCAGTGATTGGGAGTACATGATGGTGCCCAGCTTCTGGAAGAGCATGAAATACTCACGCTTAGAGGGGGTTATTTGGTACAAAAAAGAATTCGTCTTACCTCCGCAGCTACAGGAAGAATCCATGCTCATGCTGGTACTTGGCAAAATAGACGACTTTGACCATACGTATCTGAATGGCGTACTCATAGGCTCCACCAACGACGGAAAGCCACTGGGATACTCCAACTCCTGGCATCAGTACAGGGTGTACCCCATCCCCAATGAGCTTCTGAACAGGAAGGGCAAAAACATTATCTCAGTGCGGGTAAAAGACATTGGGGGAAACGCCGGAATCTACGAAGGACCATTGGGCATCGTTCCCTTCTCCAACTACAGGCAACTACTCAACGCCCGGGACTACTAA
- a CDS encoding RNA polymerase sigma factor — MTKSIDFNTLLVKRLRNRDVTAMDYLYEHYSDALYGIIYRTLKHTEIAEETLHDVFIKIWDQIESYDASKGTLFTWMYRIARNRAIDARRSKDFKTADKSDDITGFVDMFESSSNAEEDYIGLSGVLSEIGEMCKKLIQLNFFMGYSHAEISKNEDMALGTVKTRLRNCLKDIKLKLSKDFE; from the coding sequence TTGACCAAAAGTATCGACTTCAACACCCTACTGGTAAAGCGGCTGAGAAACAGAGATGTAACAGCCATGGATTATCTCTACGAACACTACTCTGACGCTCTCTACGGGATCATCTATCGCACACTCAAGCACACAGAAATAGCTGAAGAAACCCTACACGATGTATTCATTAAGATTTGGGATCAAATAGAAAGCTATGATGCCAGCAAGGGCACTCTTTTCACCTGGATGTATCGCATTGCCAGAAACCGGGCCATAGATGCACGCCGGTCTAAGGACTTTAAAACCGCCGATAAATCTGATGACATCACAGGCTTCGTAGATATGTTTGAATCTTCGTCAAACGCTGAAGAAGACTACATTGGATTGTCAGGAGTTTTAAGTGAAATAGGTGAGATGTGTAAGAAGCTCATTCAGCTGAACTTCTTCATGGGGTACTCCCATGCAGAAATCTCCAAGAATGAGGACATGGCCTTGGGAACCGTAAAAACCAGGCTTAGAAACTGTTTGAAAGACATCAAATTAAAACTGAGTAAAGATTTTGAATAA
- a CDS encoding anti-sigma factor domain-containing protein: MNKQEILTGGYLAAYITGELSADEEQEIETHIASDQQVRREYFDLQKTLELVAFHHSIAPSPVVKKFVMQNESVIKNIHSPGESSGGSRYLMAASITVALISALSAFYFWNQWKDTDSRLALLTARNIEMAESYQRVNQELTGIRGDLAVLVSPEFSRIILNGTDNATDAKAVIYWNPTEEEVYLNSANLAQLPQNQQYQLWALIDGVPVDAGVFDASDGTFQIMKNIARADAFAVTIEQSGGSESPTLSTMQVYGES; the protein is encoded by the coding sequence TTGAATAAGCAAGAAATATTAACGGGCGGGTACCTGGCAGCCTACATCACTGGTGAACTCAGCGCGGATGAGGAACAAGAGATAGAAACGCACATCGCTTCCGATCAGCAGGTCAGACGTGAATATTTCGACCTGCAAAAAACGTTGGAGTTGGTGGCGTTTCACCATTCCATCGCCCCCTCACCAGTGGTCAAAAAGTTCGTCATGCAAAATGAGTCTGTGATCAAAAACATACACAGTCCGGGAGAAAGCAGTGGCGGCTCCAGATACCTGATGGCAGCGAGCATCACCGTAGCCTTAATATCAGCCCTCTCAGCTTTCTATTTTTGGAATCAGTGGAAAGACACAGACAGTCGCCTTGCACTGCTCACCGCACGGAATATAGAAATGGCAGAAAGCTATCAGCGCGTAAACCAGGAGCTTACGGGCATTCGGGGAGACCTTGCGGTACTGGTAAGTCCAGAATTCAGTCGGATCATCCTGAACGGAACCGACAATGCAACTGATGCCAAAGCAGTTATCTACTGGAACCCTACAGAGGAGGAAGTGTATCTGAATTCAGCCAATCTGGCTCAACTCCCTCAAAACCAGCAGTATCAACTATGGGCCCTCATAGATGGGGTGCCGGTGGATGCTGGTGTGTTTGATGCTTCAGATGGCACCTTCCAGATCATGAAAAACATTGCCAGAGCGGATGCCTTTGCCGTGACGATCGAACAGTCGGGAGGATCTGAAAGCCCTACACTATCTACCATGCAGGTGTATGGAGAGTCCTGA
- the murA gene encoding UDP-N-acetylglucosamine 1-carboxyvinyltransferase, giving the protein MASFRVKGGNRLKGSIVPQGAKNEALQIISAVLLTSEPVHIHKIPNIRDVIKLIDLLADLGVQIEKTDEESYRFTAKDVNLKFLDTEDFKEKASSLRGSIMILGPLLARYGTGKMPRPGGDKIGRRRLDTHFVGFQKLGAQFDYDAKNSFYTVSGKLKGTYMHLDEASVTGTANIIMAAVLAEGLTTIYNAACEPYIQQLCNMLVRMGARIEGIGSNLLKIEGVESLGGTDHTMLPDMIEIGSFIGLAAMTRSEITIKDARIDMLGIIPDTFRRLGIKLEFRGDDIYVPAQEHYEIESFIDGSILTIADAIWPGFTPDLLSIVLVTATQAKGTVLIHQKMFESRLFFVDKLIDMGAQIILCDPHRATVIGLDRAFDLKGISMTSPDIRAGVSLLIAALSADGTSTIHNVEQIDRGYQFIDKRLKALGADIERF; this is encoded by the coding sequence ATGGCTTCATTTAGAGTGAAGGGAGGCAACCGCCTCAAAGGAAGCATCGTTCCACAAGGAGCCAAAAACGAAGCCCTACAGATTATTTCGGCTGTATTGCTCACCTCAGAGCCAGTACATATTCATAAGATTCCTAATATTCGGGATGTCATCAAGCTCATAGATCTGCTGGCAGACTTGGGTGTGCAGATAGAAAAGACTGACGAAGAGTCTTATCGGTTCACAGCCAAAGACGTGAACCTGAAGTTTTTGGATACTGAAGACTTTAAGGAAAAGGCGTCATCACTCAGGGGATCGATCATGATTCTGGGGCCACTGCTAGCCAGATATGGCACTGGCAAGATGCCACGTCCGGGCGGAGACAAAATTGGCCGAAGGAGACTGGACACTCACTTTGTGGGCTTTCAGAAGCTGGGTGCTCAGTTTGATTATGACGCAAAAAACTCATTTTATACGGTAAGCGGGAAGCTCAAGGGTACCTACATGCACCTGGATGAAGCATCTGTCACCGGTACAGCCAATATCATCATGGCGGCTGTGCTGGCTGAGGGACTTACTACCATCTACAATGCCGCATGCGAGCCCTATATTCAGCAGCTATGCAACATGCTGGTACGCATGGGAGCCAGGATTGAGGGAATTGGAAGTAATCTCCTGAAAATAGAAGGAGTGGAATCTTTGGGTGGCACGGATCACACCATGCTCCCGGATATGATCGAGATAGGGAGTTTCATTGGTCTGGCAGCAATGACCAGGTCAGAAATCACCATCAAGGATGCCAGAATCGATATGCTGGGGATTATCCCTGACACCTTTAGAAGATTAGGAATTAAACTGGAATTCAGAGGAGATGATATCTACGTGCCTGCACAGGAGCATTATGAGATCGAGTCTTTCATAGATGGATCCATCCTGACCATAGCCGATGCCATATGGCCTGGCTTCACTCCTGATCTGCTCAGTATTGTGCTGGTGACAGCCACTCAGGCTAAGGGAACGGTACTTATCCATCAGAAAATGTTCGAAAGCCGACTCTTTTTTGTTGATAAATTGATCGATATGGGGGCTCAGATTATACTTTGTGACCCACACCGAGCCACAGTGATCGGTCTGGACCGGGCATTTGACCTCAAGGGCATTAGCATGACCTCACCCGACATCAGGGCCGGAGTATCATTGCTGATTGCTGCTTTGTCGGCGGATGGTACATCCACTATCCACAATGTGGAGCAGATAGACAGAGGCTACCAGTTTATCGACAAGCGATTGAAGGCACTGGGTGCAGATATAGAACGGTTCTAA